The following proteins come from a genomic window of Populus nigra chromosome 6, ddPopNigr1.1, whole genome shotgun sequence:
- the LOC133696021 gene encoding uncharacterized protein LOC133696021 gives MSEDNSRDASPAHHEEDVYQYGYPRCDTSNSMASSSNDSPFFGIYDTMSLLESGLYQQKYGDISDHYHRKQDKAWDSIDSRLLMLLEFFRELFIRRREVFKKLFPELHDEFLGVFKKRGNINLSIEKPGQVKTRALQRSLSVGSPRIPSRNGGESPLRLERFKVRTVIPGGGGQGGTDKGGGTSGDDGKIK, from the coding sequence ATGTCCGAGGACAATTCTCGTGACGCTTCTCCGGCGCATCACGAAGAGGATGTTTATCAATATGGTTATCCTAGGTGTGACACAAGTAACTCCATGGCATCAAGCTCAAATGATTCTCCATTTTTTGGGATATATGATACTATGTCATTATTGGAAAGTGGTCTGTACCAGCAAAAATACGGCGACATAAGTGATCATTATCATAGAAAACAAGACAAGGCATGGGATTCGATTGATTCAAGGTTGCTAATGTTGCTAGAATTTTTTAGAGAACTTTTTATTCGAAGAAGGGAAGTTTTCAAGAAATTATTCCCGGAGTTACATGATGAATTTTTGGGGGTGTTCAAGAAAAGGGGTAACATTAATTTGTCCATAGAAAAGCCTGGTCAAGTCAAGACTAGGGCATTGCAGAGAAGCTTGAGTGTTGGCTCGCCAAGAATACCTTCAAGAAATGGAGGTGAATCGCCATTAAGGCTTGAGAGGTTCAAGGTTCGCACGGTGATTCCTGGCGGTGGTGGCCAAGGTGGCACTGACAAGGGTGGTGGCACATCTGGTGACGATGGAAAAATCAAATAG